A window from Zingiber officinale cultivar Zhangliang chromosome 7A, Zo_v1.1, whole genome shotgun sequence encodes these proteins:
- the LOC122000256 gene encoding carbonyl reductase [NADPH] 1-like: MGKQGKLRAKERREQRRLEIAHLRELPYSPADRWWSSETVAVVTGASRGIGYEISRQLAVQGLCVVLAARDLDRGCAAAYGLRAEGLNVQFRKLDVTHADSVQEFAKWIGDEYGGLDILVNNAGANFNTGANNSVEFAEEVIATNYLGTKLMIETMIPMMRPSPNGARILNTSSRLGRANGRRNRVGDVALREKLMNDDCLSEELIDGMVANFLRQVKEGTWASNGWPQVFTDYSISKLAVSVFTRLISRKLANRPGDHKIYINCYCPGWVKTAMTGWEGNSTAEEGADTAVWVVLLPSQLVTSGKFFAERHEISF; this comes from the exons ATGGGCAAGCAAGGGAAGCTCCGAGCGAAAGAGAGGCGCGAGCAGAGGCGTCTCGAGATCGCGCATCTTCGCGAGCTGCCCTATTCTCCGGCCGACAG GTGGTGGTCGTCGGAGACGGTGGCCGTGGTGACCGGTGCTAGCCGGGGGATCGGGTACGAGATATCGCGGCAGCTCGCCGTGCAGGGCTTGTGCGTCGTCCTCGCCGCGAGGGACCTCGATCGAGGCTGTGCAGCGGCGTACGGTCTCCGGGCGGAAGGCCTGAATGTGCAGTTTCGGAAGCTTGATGTTACGCATGCCGATTCGGTGCAAGAATTTGCCAAGTGGATCGGTGACGAGTATGGCGGACTCGACATCCTG GTAAATAATGCAGGCGCCAACTTCAATACAGGCGCTAACAATTCTGTTGAATTTGCTGAAGAGGTTATTGCAACAAATTATTTGGGAACTAAACTAATGATTGAAACCATGATTCCAATGATGCGCCCTTCACCTAATGGTGCTCGAATATTGAATACTAGCTCAAGGCTTGGCAGAGCAAATGGCAGGCGAAAT AGAGTGGGCGATGTGGCTCTGCGAGAGAAACTAATGAACGATGACTGCCTTTCTGAGGAGCTTATTGATGGTATGGTGGCTAATTTCCTACGCCAAGTGAAGGAGGGAACTTGGGCATCAAATGGCTGGCCTCAAGTGTTCACAGATTACTCCATATCGAAACTGGCAGTCAGTGTCTTCACTCGACTCATTTCTAGGAAGCTTGCCAACCGACCAGGTGATCATAAGATCTACATAAACTGCTATTGTCCAGGGTGGGTGAAGACTGCCATGACAGGTTGGGAAGGAAATTCTACTGCAGAGGAAGGTGCTGATACTGCTGTGTGGGTAGTTTTGTTGCCAAGCCAGCTAGTTACCTCTGGGAAGTTTTTCGCCGAGAGGCATGAGATCAGCTTCTGA